A part of Pseudomonas sp. HR96 genomic DNA contains:
- a CDS encoding tRNA (adenine(22)-N(1))-methyltransferase produces the protein MNHQTLSRRLQLVAAHIPPGARLADIGSDHAYLPVALLRRGAISAAVAGEVALTPLRAAQRSVEHNDLQALISVRLADGLAALEPGDGITAVSLCGMGGETIRDILEQGKARLNGRERLVLQPNGGEQPLRQWLLGNGYRILAEEILRENRFDYEIIVAERAEEVRYSAEQLYFGPRLMAVRSPAFLDKWQRALRRKRQTLAGLANARQELVEEQRRGLQQEIGWIEGMLGALPVDGPRG, from the coding sequence TTGAACCACCAGACCTTGTCCAGACGCCTGCAGCTCGTCGCCGCGCACATCCCGCCAGGCGCCCGACTGGCCGATATCGGCTCGGACCATGCGTATCTGCCGGTCGCGCTGCTGCGCCGTGGTGCGATCAGCGCAGCGGTCGCCGGGGAGGTGGCGCTGACGCCGTTGCGTGCCGCCCAGCGCAGCGTCGAGCACAATGACCTGCAGGCCTTGATCAGTGTTCGCCTGGCCGATGGTCTGGCGGCGCTCGAGCCAGGCGATGGCATCACTGCCGTCAGCCTGTGCGGCATGGGTGGCGAAACCATTCGCGACATCCTCGAGCAAGGCAAGGCACGCCTGAACGGCCGCGAACGGCTGGTGTTGCAGCCCAACGGCGGCGAGCAGCCGTTGCGCCAGTGGTTGCTGGGCAACGGTTATCGCATCCTGGCCGAGGAGATCCTGCGCGAGAATCGGTTCGACTACGAAATCATCGTCGCCGAGCGCGCCGAAGAGGTCCGCTACAGCGCCGAGCAGTTGTACTTCGGGCCGCGCCTGATGGCGGTGCGCAGCCCGGCGTTTCTCGATAAATGGCAGCGTGCTCTGCGGCGCAAGCGCCAGACCCTGGCTGGGCTGGCGAACGCCCGCCAGGAGCTGGTCGAGGAGCAGCGGCGAGGGTTGCAGCAGGAGATCGGCTGGATCGAAGGGATGCTGGGAGCATTGCCAGTCGACGGCCCCAGAGGTTGA
- a CDS encoding GNAT family protein — protein sequence MSSLINAYGQPIGASTRDWTARQHPAREILQGRTCRLEPLDAAQHAEPLFAAYRQAADGSDWTYLFVGPFEDLASYQAYVSAAAASRDPQHWAVIDERTGQAVGTLALMRIDGNNGVIEVGNVTFSPLMKRTAISTEVQYLLMKFVFDDLGYRRYEWKCDALNAPSRKAALRLGFSFEGIFRQAVMYKGRTRDTAWFSIIDSEWPERKAAFEAWLAENNFDAQGQQVRALEACRTGV from the coding sequence ATGTCGTCCCTCATCAATGCCTACGGCCAACCCATCGGCGCCAGCACCCGCGACTGGACTGCGCGCCAGCACCCTGCGCGCGAGATCCTGCAGGGGCGCACTTGCCGGCTCGAGCCGCTGGATGCGGCACAGCACGCCGAACCCTTGTTTGCGGCCTATCGGCAGGCCGCCGATGGCAGCGACTGGACCTACCTCTTTGTCGGGCCGTTCGAAGACCTCGCCAGCTATCAGGCCTACGTGTCGGCTGCCGCAGCCTCCCGGGATCCACAGCATTGGGCGGTTATCGATGAGCGCACCGGGCAGGCGGTGGGCACGCTGGCGCTGATGCGCATCGACGGCAACAATGGGGTGATCGAAGTCGGCAACGTGACCTTCTCGCCGCTGATGAAACGCACGGCGATCTCCACCGAAGTGCAGTACCTGCTGATGAAATTCGTCTTCGACGACCTGGGCTATCGGCGCTACGAGTGGAAGTGCGATGCGCTCAATGCGCCGTCGCGCAAGGCTGCGCTGCGGCTGGGTTTCAGTTTCGAAGGCATCTTCCGCCAGGCTGTGATGTACAAGGGGCGCACCCGTGACACCGCGTGGTTCTCGATCATCGACAGCGAGTGGCCCGAGCGCAAGGCGGCATTCGAGGCGTGGTTGGCAGAAAACAACTTCGATGCGCAAGGGCAGCAGGTAAGGGCATTGGAGGCGTGCCGAACTGGTGTATAA
- a CDS encoding threonine/serine dehydratase, translating to MISDESYSRLFDSITEAHQALRPGVAVTPLAHSPRLSAQSGAQLYLKCEHLQHTGSFKFRGASNKVRLLTAAQRRVGVITASSGNHGQGLALAAREAGVPVTVYACADASAFKLDAIRALGAEVITLDSDPLSVELHAAEQARRQGQLYVSPYNDTQVIAGQGTIGLELLEQLPDVDAVFVAVGGGGLISGIGTAIKRLRPGTEIIGCWPSNAPAMERCLAAGQIVDVAETDTLSDGTAGGVEPGSITFPLCQRVIDRRVLVSEAEIRAALQAAARHERWIIEGAAGVALAGALQLAAQYQGKRVAVIICGRNILLEKFLGAVQ from the coding sequence ATGATCAGCGATGAAAGTTACAGCAGGCTGTTCGACTCCATTACCGAGGCCCACCAAGCCCTGCGACCCGGCGTGGCAGTCACGCCTCTGGCGCACAGCCCTCGATTGTCAGCTCAGAGCGGTGCGCAGCTGTACCTCAAGTGCGAACACCTGCAACACACCGGCTCGTTCAAATTCCGCGGAGCCAGCAACAAGGTTCGCCTGCTGACAGCAGCGCAGCGCCGCGTCGGCGTCATCACCGCCTCCTCCGGCAATCATGGCCAAGGGCTGGCCTTGGCCGCCCGGGAAGCAGGGGTGCCCGTCACCGTGTATGCCTGCGCCGACGCCTCGGCGTTCAAGCTCGATGCGATTCGGGCACTGGGCGCCGAGGTCATCACTCTGGACAGCGACCCCCTGAGCGTCGAACTGCATGCTGCAGAGCAAGCGCGGCGCCAGGGCCAGCTCTACGTTTCGCCCTACAACGACACCCAGGTCATCGCCGGCCAGGGCACCATCGGCCTGGAGCTGCTCGAACAGCTGCCCGATGTCGATGCGGTGTTCGTCGCCGTGGGTGGCGGCGGCCTGATCTCGGGCATCGGCACTGCTATCAAGCGCCTGCGGCCCGGCACCGAGATCATTGGCTGCTGGCCGAGCAACGCGCCGGCCATGGAGCGATGCCTGGCGGCCGGGCAAATCGTCGACGTGGCCGAGACCGACACCCTGTCCGATGGTACCGCCGGGGGTGTCGAACCTGGCAGCATCACCTTCCCTCTCTGCCAGCGGGTGATCGACCGCCGAGTGCTGGTCAGCGAAGCCGAGATCCGCGCAGCGCTGCAGGCGGCCGCCCGGCACGAACGCTGGATCATCGAAGGCGCGGCCGGCGTGGCCCTGGCCGGGGCCCTGCAACTGGCCGCGCAGTACCAGGGCAAGCGGGTGGCGGTGATCATCTGCGGGCGCAACATTCTTCTGGAAAAATTCCTCGGAGCCGTGCAATGA